A DNA window from Hordeum vulgare subsp. vulgare chromosome 1H, MorexV3_pseudomolecules_assembly, whole genome shotgun sequence contains the following coding sequences:
- the LOC123438993 gene encoding 10 kDa chaperonin 1, chloroplastic-like, which translates to MAPSLLAAATSPFLLHGAVGSTSRRPVAAPGRRAASSVRVRAAIKCDPSKVEPQSDRVLVRLETIPEKSAGGVLLPKSAVKFERYLMGEILSVGVDVSEVEAGKKVLFSDINAYEVDLGTEEKHCFCRESDLLAVVA; encoded by the exons ATGGCCccctccctcctcgccgccgccacctcgcccTTCCTCCTCCACGGCGCCGTCGGGAGCACCAGCCGCAGGCCGGTCGCCGCCCCCGGCCGCCGCGCCGCATCCTCCGTGCGCGTGCGCGCCGCCATCAAGTGCGACCCATCCAAG GTGGAGCCGCAGTCCGACCGGGTGCTCGTCCGTCTCGAGACTATCCCAGAG AAATCTGCTGGGGGAGTTCTGCTACCAAAATCTGCTGTTAAATTTGAGAGATATTTGATGGGCGAG ATTTTATCGGTCGGTGTTGATGTTAGTGAAGTTGAAGCTGGAAAGAAG GTTCTCTTCTCGGACATAAACGCTTATGAG GTGGACCTGGGAACAGAAGAGAAGCACTGCTTCTGCAGAGAGTCGGATCTCTTGGCTGTCGTCGCATGA